The window GAGATTCCAAATTGAAATAAGATGATTAAATTCAGGgtggtttttttttatcaccaaGCTTGATTATGCTAGTTCAACGTTTTTAAATTTGACACGAGTTATTTTGGTGATCAATTATCTAGATATCACTATCATAAAAGCTCTAGTTCATGGTGGATAACTCGGCCtaggttttgaatttttttcgacACGGCTCCTCACATATAACAGTATAAGCATGAGATTGTGAATACATATTTGTAATCATTGATAAAATGTAGACATGTAAGTGCTGGGGCATTTGGCAGCAAATTCCCAGAAATAAGCACCAAAGACCAATTTTATGAAACGGTTTTCTTTTTCTGAACACCGCCAATGCTGTGGCGGGAGGTTTGGCGGATGTATGTGTCTGTTTATATCTATTGGGTTTGGTGCACCAATGGTTTTGGACTTGTGACTCCTGATTATGATACTCTGTTGTAAACCATTTTTTTCACAAGTCTGAGCTCTTGGAAGATGACTCAATGATTCTTTCAAAGCTAATTACCTCAAGCTCTACTGTCAAGAAAgataatcattttatttttcttattaacgTCAGCTATATCACGAGAGATGAACTGGAAAGTGCTATGAAGGAGTACGGCTTGGGGGACGAAGCCACCATCAAGGAAATAATCTCAGAGGTGGATACAGATAATGTATGTACATCAACTTGTATTAAGATATCATACAGCTTTATAGCCCCTTAGGATTACACTGGGCATTTTTTACGTGCTTACATGTTATAGGATGGACGAATCAACTATGAGGAGTTCTGTGCAATGATGAGAAGTGGAATGCAGCAACCTGCGAAGCTGTTTTAGAGTACATGTTTTAAGCAGGATGTTCTCTAACACGTGACAGAGTTCTGCTTATGAAGATATTGAAATGTATTGGTTCCCCATTGGATCAtctcatatattttaatttcttctaGTCGATTATGGTTACGTTTGTGAGGCTTCTCAAGTTCAAGATTGTTTGTAATTGTCGAGTTTATGCATAAATTATCCAGTTTTAGAATTAATACTTATCTCAAAGACCTTGAGGAAATAGATTTAGATAAAGTTTATTTCTcgtttcatggacctcatgcaATACTCCTATTGGGAATGCATTTGAAGGAAATATTTAGCTTGTAAGGTCAAACAAATACTGACACGGCAACACCAACCAATCACTTTCTGTATATTTGAGTTGCTGAATATGGTCAAATATCAATAAATCTTCGTCTCAATAATTAAATGTGTGTTTAATTAATGTCgaacataatttttttctattGTCTCTCACTAACACAAAAAATGTTGTTGTACTCTCAGAGCCTTCAAGTCTTTTTTGGATACAATTTggtacaaaacattaaaaatctagaatatatatatatatatataaaatatttcagaattaaatattttatatttgacactaatatatgatttttgagtatccAAACATGAATAACTATTTTGATATTAACAACACGTTTTTTCCGGATGAAAATTCAttataaaattttggaaaacTGCTATTAATataagatattttattattaaatgtttcaaatctgacattaatatatgatttctgaGTACTCAAATAtgtataacaaattttgttattaatGACGTctttttttggatgaaaattcgGTACAACATTGAAATCTGATattgattgatatatgatatttgagtattaGATGTTTACatcaatatatgatttttgagtatccaaacatatataacaaattttaatattaatgatCCATgtttttttgaatgaaaatttgtacaaaatataaaaatgtgatactaatatatgatatatgaacaCACAAACAAAtgtataaaatatcaatattaatataattataccaattttatactcaaaattttatttttatatcaaatttaaaacaatatGTTCTACGATATCACATATATGTTCTAGATTTTCAATAATTTGTACTGAATTtcataagaaaaataattgtgaaccCTCGGAATGTTGCCggaaaaattttgatccaacaGAAATTGAATGCTGTTGAGGATTTAAAAACAAATCTCCCTCTTACTCTCTCTAGGCACACACATATACAACCAACCATATTTGCTAATGTGGAGGAATCTTATCCTCGCATCATCAACTTTCATAAAATCATTCCCTTTCCACTTTATTTTTGCCTTGTCAAGCTTTATTTTCTTTATGAAAACAAGTTCACTTTCAAACAAAATTAGAGTTAAAGAACCAAAAGAACAAGCATGATTCTTGCTTCTGAAAATTCAACATACATTACTAACACATAGCAAGCAGCCAAATATCCTACACATCCACCACCTTCAATCCTTACAACAAGTCCACACAACCATTTTCCATATGAACTCCATACACCGAAAAACAACCTGCAGTACAAAGAAACAGATCAACAATTGAAATTGGCCAGTGGCCATCACAACCTTCTTCTTGCCACAAACAGAAGAGAAGCTGTCTTATTTGTCACTTACACTCCTCACTTTTTCAATGGAGCTTATTGGCAAGATTGCATTGTTTTCTGATTTCACCCTTTGTGCCTGTGAGAGGGTTGTTCTCAGACAAAATGGTGATGGCTCTAGCAAACTCTGAGAAGAAGTAATCTTGACTTTTGGCCATTTTCTTGACGAAGGGCTTGGTTCTCTTGTCTGTGGCTAGTTGGTGATCCACAATCAACAGGCCCTTGTTGTCCAATATGTTTCTGTAGTAATTGTTGTCGAGCTTCATTGGCGTGCCACGATCGTTTCTCACGTACTGCACGGCCTTAGGATCCGGGATTGCATCGGGACACTTGTAGAGCATGTGCTGAACATGATCAGGGTTCAGTGCTGGATCCACCTCCGGGTATAGACGGTGAACCAGCTTCACACAGTGGGTTCTGCCTACACTGTGAGAGCCTGTAACATGACAATTACCATCAAATTTGTTGTCTAACTGATAAAAATTTACTTTATGTGACGTGGGGTTTATTCAAAAGATCATACTTCTCTTGATAATTGGTGGatctataataaaattatagttATATGACAATGATGATTAATTCTTGAATGTAATAAATGAATTCTAGGTGGATAAAATTGTAGATTAGTACCAAGCAAAGCAACTACTCCAGGGGTATCAATTCCAATACTAGCAAAACGCTCAAGTACAACAGTCAAGCTCTCATTGTGATCTGGCAAGTACTGTTCAAGTATATCTGCTCGGCTTTTCCTACCATCTCTTCTTCCAGTTTTAAGGGGAATGTATGGCCCTCCAACCTgtccaaaaacaaaaaagaaaaaaaaattattaaaaaaaaaaaaaattacaaatcagTGTCCGTGGTAAAACACCAAATTGGGTTGATCGACAAATAGAGGCACTTAAAAACTGGAAACTTCCATTAACCAAAACATGATACATCAACCATTTTAGCATGAGAATGTTGAAAAAGGAGAAGAATTTGAGTCAGAAACTCAGGAAGGCAGTGTTCGCCAAAATTTGGGAAATTCTAAAACAAGTGAATTTCCGAGAACTTATGTCAAGTTTTCCAGCGTACTAAAACATGGATATTCAAGAAATGAAAAGAAGAGAGCTCAAACTTACAGAAGCAATGCCATCTCTAGCGGACAAAACAAGAATATCCGCGCACGAAACAACACCAGGGCATTCCCTCTCTAGAGCCTCTTTAATAGTCTCAAGATACCTGAAATTCCTCATCCCAAAACTCCTATCTGTCTCCTTTTCAGACAAAACCCTCCTCGTTGAATCCAGCAATAAAGATGCATCACACGactgcaacacaaaaaaaaaacagcatAAAAAAAACAGATCGATCTATAAGCCTAAAATATATCTAAAACAAACCCGTAAATTACCTCAACGAAACAGTCATGGAAAATGTTCCTAATCCAGGAAAACGCAGTGTTCTTATGGCGTTTGTACAGTAATCTGACTTGTTCTTTGATGATATCTTCAGCTTGAGGGCAAGAGTCCTTGTAGTAGTTGATGACAAGGCCTGGATCTTCACTTTCTGCTGAAGCAGAGAGGGATGCAAGGTAGAGGGTTGCAAGGAAGAAGAGAGCTTTGGAAATGGAAGCCATTGCTGCACTTTGCAAAGGTCACTGACCTTGAGCTTTCTCTTATATCACACTTGGCTGCTTGCTTAAACAATGGGGAGAGAGAGGCAGaatttctctctcttttttttcttttttcttttcctttatcaatttaaaataagagcTAAAATTAAGATTTGTATCTTCTACTTAAATCGAAAACACAAAAATTGATATTGTGTCCTTTTTACACGAAAAAAACAATCTCTAATATGTGAAGTCCATCAAATGATCATCTGctataaaaattttacaacaacaaatattgtgATTTCAACTATAgtataaaaattttacaacaaatatTGTGATTTCAACTATAATACAGAATCCAAATCCCTAGAATTATGCTTGAATTGGTAATAACTTGGACTTTCTGATATTAAgagtttttaaattattttgatgcaGATTCCTTTGGCCTTATTTGAGCAGCATTACTCCTTCCCACTTCTTTTTACCTACGAAGGGTAAATTTTAAGATAACCCAACAACTTAGATTCATTCtctattaataaaaattatgataagATTTGGTTTTAGCTTTTTAGCTCCACATGTTTTATAGTTTTAGCTTTCTTGATCTTTTGGAGTAAAAAATAGGCTTGAATGTATAAATTTTGGGTCTGGAGAAATTTTAATCGAGTATATAATTTACCATATATGTAAATTAAAACAATCAAACAGGTAAGTCAGTCAATGCCCCAATTTGGTAACCACTCGGTATACAGTAAggcaaaacttgtgtgagacggtctcacgggtcgtattttgtgagacgaatcttttatttgagtcatccatgaaaaagtattactttttatgctaagagtattactttttattgtgaatatcggtagtgttgacccgttgtgataaagatttgtgagaccgtctcacaagatacctattcATACAGTAAATATCACAACACTTGCATCAGCAACCTTAATCAGATGAAATATTGCACTTAATTTTTTCAAAGTTCCTCTCCAAAGGGTCATAGGTAAAAAAGGGCTAGCGACCTTGTTATCCGATTCAGGCGTCACTCAGCTGTCATTCTCTCTTCTGTAGAGTATCTTAGTGAGATTGGGATGACTTCTTACAGGGCTAGAGTAATATTTTAAAggaattattatataaatgtaCATATTTTAGTTACCAAAAGACTCAATTGGGTATATACATTATAATTTTTGGGTATGAAACTAGAAAAAAATTTTGGATACTGAAAAGGAAAAGTATTTTATAGCActcaaaattacaaatttggATGTATAACATTCAAATTAAGGCACTTAATTACCAAGTAATAACACCAACCGACTCCAATTGAGTATGTGGAATATAATTTTCGTGTTTCTAAATACATGGAGCTTAAATAGAAAACATTTGGGGGTCATAGAACTTAATTGGAGCTTAATTTTCCTGGAGCTTAAATTCATGTTTCTAAATTCATGGAGCTTaagtttcaaaaagaaaaagctTTATGCCCTTAGAATTACTTAGTCATCATCAATAACAAACCGTATCAATACTCTAAATATTCTATTTGCCAAACTCACCTCCATGAGACATATAatagaggaaaaaaaatgtgtggaacttctacttcaaagtttaccaaattcatatgatcaacttgtCATCAATTTAACCAAAAACATCCCTAGGggcatttaaaattttgacgtTGTATTAACTGTgtttctcggagaagaaagccgacACAAAAATAAAGAAGATATGTTGGCAACTTCGAAGCGGACATAGGATTACCGATTGTAAGAGGAATATTGATGGACCGTGACTTTAATGAGAGCCACAAACATGGTAGAACAAAGTCGAGAAGTATGAGGAAATTTTTTTACAGCTCTAAATGTGGAGGTAAAggacacttcaagaaagagtatACACATATGAGTATCGAGAAGTTTTCTGAAGGAAATGTGGTTAGTACTTCAGGTGGtgatgaaatattattcagcgaagctgAACAATTGCAAAAGATagattttgttgttgttgttgtgacATGTGTATTATGGATTCAAGAGCAACATAGCACATGACACCTAGAGAGAATAGTTCGATCTATATAAACTAATCttaggaggatctgtattcgtGAGAAATTATCATGCATTCGAAATATCTTGGGTTGGCtccatcaaaataaaaatgtttgatgacACTGTTCGCACCATACATGAAGTACGATATGTAAAAGAAATGACGAATAATCTTTTGTTCTTGTGGCAATTGAATGATATCGGGTGAAAAACCCGTATCGAAAACAAGATCACGAAAATTGTGAAAGACttgcttgtggttatgaaggaaAAATGGTttctgcaaatctgtatgtacttttatGAGAAACACACACAAAAGCAGAGCTAGTTGTTGCATCGATTAGTTCAGAAGAAGAACTAACAGTGTTATGACATAGAAAGTTTGGACATATATTTCATAACGAGGGTTGATAATTCTCTCAATAACGGAAGCTGCTGTAAGGACTTAAAAACTGACTCTACACTTTTGTGAGTATTTTATTACAAGTAAACAACACATATTAAAGTTTGATACTTTTACTGCAAAAAACAAATGCATATTGGAGTTGATTCATTCTGATGTTCGGCAAGCACCGATTGTATctctaggaggagcgagatatttTATCTCATTCATTGATGTTTTTTCTAAAAGATTTTGGGTGTAtctaatcaagaagaaatcaaatatttttctagcCTTTAAAGTTTTCAAAGTgtgggttgaacttgattctcaaaaaaaaaatcaagtgtttgaggatTGTCAATGAAAGGGAATATATTAGTGATGAATTTGATTCATTTTTACAAAATGAAGGGATCAAAAGACAGTTCATGATGACTTACACACCTCATTAGAATGGAGTGACCAGATGGTATCCATTATTGTAGGAGGACAACAATCAAGGTTATCATATTTTAGCTTGTACAAGTTTCATTCGAAATAGAACTTCCTTTTCATGGATTCCGTTCCTTTATTTCTATAAAAGTATGTGAATCGTTGAACTGTAAATGCaatatttgattttcaaacATAATGATGCCAATACATGTTTGAAAAGCTAGGTAGTGTGGAACAATTAATGCGTAAAATCTTTTATATACAATAATGTTTTCCAACAATAAATCTATCTTGCAAAA of the Primulina huaijiensis isolate GDHJ02 chromosome 1, ASM1229523v2, whole genome shotgun sequence genome contains:
- the LOC140980368 gene encoding peroxidase 42-like: MASISKALFFLATLYLASLSASAESEDPGLVINYYKDSCPQAEDIIKEQVRLLYKRHKNTAFSWIRNIFHDCFVESCDASLLLDSTRRVLSEKETDRSFGMRNFRYLETIKEALERECPGVVSCADILVLSARDGIASVGGPYIPLKTGRRDGRKSRADILEQYLPDHNESLTVVLERFASIGIDTPGVVALLGSHSVGRTHCVKLVHRLYPEVDPALNPDHVQHMLYKCPDAIPDPKAVQYVRNDRGTPMKLDNNYYRNILDNKGLLIVDHQLATDKRTKPFVKKMAKSQDYFFSEFARAITILSENNPLTGTKGEIRKQCNLANKLH